Genomic DNA from Leucobacter triazinivorans:
AACGGTCGAATCAGGTTTCGGAACATGGGAGGTTTTGGCACGGAGTTTCGGCACGGCGTGTCGACGTCGACGAGCCGGGGTTGGCACTCGTCCCGAAATCGATCGATTTCGGGACGTCTAGGGAGCGTCGATCCCCGCGGTGTGGGTGGTATCGGACAGAATTGGTGCGTGATCCTCGGCGCGCGCGACCCCTCCGACGGCGCCGAAGCTCGGAAGGCGCGCGGAGCGTTCTTTACTCCCCCTGCGATCGCTTCTTTCATCGCCAACTGGGCGGTACGAGACGCGAGCGATCTGATCCTCGAGCCGTCCGCAGGCGATGCCGAGTTTCTTGCGCACGCGGTGTCGCGACTGCGCATGCTCGGCGTATCAACGCCGGTCGTACACGGTGTTGAGCTGCATGGGTGGAGCGCGGAATACGGAGCCAGACGAATCAGGGCGGCGGGCGGCGAGGTCGTCATGACCGTGAGCGACTTCTTCGATACCCCTGCGAGCGGCCAGTACACCGCGGTCGTCGGCAATCCTCCGTACATCCGATTCCAAGACTTCACGGGCGAGGCGCGCACGAAGGCGCGTGCCGCGGCTCTCCGCGGAGGGGTCGCGCTCTCGGGACTGGCATCGTCGTGGGCGGCGTTCACCGTCCACGGCGCCCTCGGCCTGCGCGCTGGGGGCCGACTCGGCTACGTACTGCCTGCGGAACTGCTACACGCGAACTACGCCGCCCCCGTCCGTCGGTTCCTCTTCGAGAACTTTGCTCAGGTCGACCTTGTGCTGTTCGAGCAGCGAGTGTTCGAGGAGGCAGAGACAGAGGCCATTCTGCTCCTGGCCGACGGCTACGGCGGCTCGACCGACCATGCCCGCATCCGCCAGGTGGCGAACGCGGCCTCGCTGGCCACCGACTTGCCCCCGATCGCCACCTGGACGCCCCCCGACCCCGCAGCGAAATGGTCAAGCTCGACAGTCACACCCGAAGCCCTGAAGATCTACGGAAAGCTGATCCTGAGCGGCCAATTCATGGCGATGCAGAACTGGGGCGAGACGTCGCTCGGGATGGTCACCGGCAACAACAAGTACTTCGCGCTGTCGCCCGCGCGAGTCGCTGAGCTCAAACTGCAGCCGAGCGACGTGGTGCGGCTCTCCCCTCCGGGCTCGAGCCATCTGCGCGGATTGGAGTTCTCAACCCGCGCGCACACGGAGCTCGGGAAAGCCGGTAAACGTACGATGCTGTTCCGCCCTGCGGACAAGCCGTCCACCGCCGCGATGGCGTACATCGCGCAAGGCGAGGAAGAGTCGGTGCACGCGGCCTATAAGTGCCGCGTCCGCAGAGAGTGGTGGCGCGTTCCTCTCGTGAAAAAGGCCGATCTGCTCCTGACCT
This window encodes:
- a CDS encoding Eco57I restriction-modification methylase domain-containing protein — protein: MAADRSARLIPRQLVASGPLDDGAQRRVDDLVAGQRESCIRERQAVLGSGRCRRCGDERTDHACPSRGVLRFYQLWVENGRIRFRNMGGFGTEFRHGVSTSTSRGWHSSRNRSISGRLGSVDPRGVGGIGQNWCVILGARDPSDGAEARKARGAFFTPPAIASFIANWAVRDASDLILEPSAGDAEFLAHAVSRLRMLGVSTPVVHGVELHGWSAEYGARRIRAAGGEVVMTVSDFFDTPASGQYTAVVGNPPYIRFQDFTGEARTKARAAALRGGVALSGLASSWAAFTVHGALGLRAGGRLGYVLPAELLHANYAAPVRRFLFENFAQVDLVLFEQRVFEEAETEAILLLADGYGGSTDHARIRQVANAASLATDLPPIATWTPPDPAAKWSSSTVTPEALKIYGKLILSGQFMAMQNWGETSLGMVTGNNKYFALSPARVAELKLQPSDVVRLSPPGSSHLRGLEFSTRAHTELGKAGKRTMLFRPADKPSTAAMAYIAQGEEESVHAAYKCRVRREWWRVPLVKKADLLLTYMNADTPRITTNTAGALHLNSVHGVYLTPEHRSIGRELLPLAALNSVTMLGAEFTGRAYGGGMLKMEPGEADLWALPDPSTVAAARDALLAIRPVVGGKLRRGQVLEAAKLVDDVLLVRTLGMRRPDVAEIRAARADLSKRRESRSRRGSD